GCCGGAAGGTTCCTCACATGCTGGAAAAGCGCATCTGACTGCCGAAGCCCGCAAGCCCCATCGGGCACCCTGAGCGGAATCCTACCATCGAAAACCAGATCATCGCCTGACACAAGCGCGACCGAAGTCGTGTAGCAACTCGTGTCAAGCCCGAGGCTCGCCTGCATCGCCGCCTCCATCACCGCTCCGCGCGTCGCTTTCGCCACCCGAACCACCCTTGATCATCTCAGCGAGGCTTCCGAGGATGCCATTCACGAACCTCGATGACTCGGCGCTGCCATAGAGCCTGGCGATCTCCACCGCCTCATCGATGGAGGCAGCCACAGGCGCGTCATGGAGATACAACATCTCGAAGACGGCGATACGCATCACATTCCGATCGGTCGGCGACATCCGGTCCACGGCCCAATCTCGGGCGAGTCGCGCAATGACATCATCGATCTCTTTGAGCTTCGACACCACTCCGAACACAAGCGTCTTGGCAAATAGCTGGGCACGCTCAGGCAGGTCAAGATCTGGCGAGCCCGCCACCGCGAACTCGCAAGCCTGTTCAGGTGAGGATCCGGATATGTCCATCTGATAAAGAGCCCTCATAGCGGCCTCGCGGGCCCTGCGCCTATCAGTGCGCATGCCAATACCACTCCTGTCAGTCGCGCGGCCTGCCAAACCGCCGAGCCAAATCATCTTTCACATCGTCGTTGACATCTATGTACCTGCCTATCATGAAGCCGAGAGCTACGAAAAACAGAAAGGCCAAGGCCCTCCAGAAACCAGCCACGATCACCAGCAGGCCGAAAACCGCTCCAGCCGCCGCGCCGATAATCGAACCGGCGCGATCCTCAGGAATGTTCCAGTGGTTGCTCCCGAACCCAGGCATACGGGTCACCTCTCCGCGAGCCGCCCC
The Clostridia bacterium genome window above contains:
- a CDS encoding DUF2273 domain-containing protein, producing the protein MPGFGSNHWNIPEDRAGSIIGAAAGAVFGLLVIVAGFWRALAFLFFVALGFMIGRYIDVNDDVKDDLARRFGRPRD
- the nusB gene encoding transcription antitermination factor NusB; this encodes MRTDRRRAREAAMRALYQMDISGSSPEQACEFAVAGSPDLDLPERAQLFAKTLVFGVVSKLKEIDDVIARLARDWAVDRMSPTDRNVMRIAVFEMLYLHDAPVAASIDEAVEIARLYGSAESSRFVNGILGSLAEMIKGGSGGESDARSGDGGGDAGEPRA